The Rhodococcus antarcticus DNA segment CTTCGTGCTCACCGACCGCCGGGTGCTCGTGCGCGAGGGGCTGTTCACCCGTACCGGCATCGACATCCCCGTGACCCGCATCAACAGCGTGCAGTTCCGGCACGGGCTGGTGGACCGGATGCTCGGCACCGGGACCCTGGTCATCGAGTCGGCCAGCGACGAGCCCCTGGAGTTCGACGACGTGCCACAGGTGGAGCGGGTGCACGCACTGCTCTACAACGAGGTGTTCGACGCCTCCCAGGAGGCCGGCCGGTCGGTCCGGCACGAGCCGCACCCCGACGGCGTCCCCCTCCCCGAGCACCGCGGCCGGGGCTGGCGTCGCTGAGCTCGAACCGTCAGGCTCTGGGCCAGGGAACCGCGAGGTGACCGGCGCCGTCGCAGGGGTGGGACCACCCGTTCGTGGAGAGGGGCAACGACCGTGACACCCGAGCGCCCCGCCCCGGACCCACCTCTGCCGACCGCCGAGCAGGCCCGGGACGCCGTCGCGACCCGCACCGCCGAGCTCGGGCGCCGGCTGGAGGCAGCGGCCACCGCTCGCGAGCAGATCGCGGCCGTGCGGGCCCGCACCCGCTCCGACGACGGGCTCGTCACCGTCGAGGTCTCCGCCCGGGGCACGCTGCTCGACCTGCAGCTGGCGCCCGGTGCCACCGCCCTTCCGGCGGACCGTCTCGCCGTGCTCGTGCTGGGCACCGTTCGTCGGGCCACCGCCGGGGCCGCAGAGCAGGTGCGGGCGGTGCTGGAGCCGGCCGTCGCGCCCGGGACGGACCTCGACGCGCTGGTCCTCGACCCCGCCGCACCTGCGCAGGACGTACCCGAGCCCGTGGGGACCGCTCCCGTGCGGGCGGTGCGCCGCAGCGAGCCCGCGGCCGACGAGGAGACCGACGAGCCGGACAGCTGGCTGCGCCCGGCCGGGGCAGGGGCGGACCGGTGACCGGTCCGACGACCTCCCTCGACCACGACGCCGCCCTGCGTGCGGCCGGCGGCTTCACCGACGTGGGCGACGCCGTGGGCGCGGGCGGACGCGAGCTCCGGGCCGCCCTGACCTCGGTGAGCTGGGGAAGCGACACCGTCGGGGCCGCCCTCGCAGCCCGGCACGCCGCCCGTGCGACCGAGCTCGTCGACGCCGTGGACGCGCTCGCCGAGCAGCTGCGCGGGCTGCACGCCGGGGTGCGCGCGGCGGTCGCGGGCCTGACCGGGACCGACGGTGACGCCGCGGCCGACACCACCGACCTCGACCGCGGACGGGGCTGAGCCTCGTGGGTATCGCGCTGCCCGCGATGATCAGCGCACCGGCCGCGGCGGCGCTGGGCACGAGCTGGCCCCAGGTCGACGAGGACTCCGTCGACGGCCTGGCCGCGACCTTCGCCCGGGCCGCCGACGCGCTGGACACCCACGCCCTCGACGCCGACCGGCACACCCAGGGCGTGCTGGCCGCGAGCACCGGGGGCCTCGCCGACGGGCTGAGCCACGCGTCCGGCGCACTCGTCGGGTCGGCCGACTCCACGGCCGCCACCACCGCGGCGAAGCTGCGCGCCTCCTCGGTCGAGCTCGCCGCGGACGCGGCGGGCGTGCGGGGGACCAAGGTGGGGGTCATCGACGACCTCAGCACCCTCACCGAGCGGCTGGCGGTCCTGCACGCCACGGGCCCGTTGACCGCGGGCGGTGCGAGCCTCCTGCCGGAGGACGAGGTGCGGGCGGCGTCGCAGGCGATCGCGCACCGGCACACCACGCTCGTGGACACCCTGGGTGGGTCGGGGCGGTCGGTCGCAGAGGTCGGCGGGCACGACGCCGGCGTGGCCGCGCCGGCCGTGGGCACCGTGGCCGGGCTCGCGCCGGCGGTCGTGTCCCCGGTGCTCGACAGGGGTGCGTCCGACGACGTGGTGTCCTCGGTCCACGGCGCCCAGGTGCCGGACGTGGTTGCTCCGGGCCGGGTGGTGGACCCGGTCGTCGCGGGCGTGGTGCCGCCACCGCCCGACCTGGCGGTCCCGGACGCTCCCGCGGCCGTCGGCGCCGTGGTGGACGCCCCCGACCAGGTGCTCCCGGACGCCTCCGGTGCTCCGGTCGGTCCCGCCGCGGTGCCGCACGCGCTCGACCCGGACAGCACGGGACCGGTCCGGATCCCCGCGGCAGCGGACGCTGGACCGGCCCCGTCGGAGCCACCCCGGCCCGGAGCGCTGGACGCCGACCCGGCGCGGGTCTCGGCGCAGTCCGCCGCGGCGCCGGCCCTGGCCCCGCCGCCGACGACTGCGGTCGCTCCGTCCGCACCGGTGGCCGCCTCCGGTGCGCCCGCGGTGGCGGTCACCGGTCCGTCCGCACCCGTGCTCGGCGCCGGTGGCGCGAACTCCTCGGCCGGCCCGGTCGGCGGCGGACCCCCCGCTCCGGGGGCGGCCCCGCCCGTGGCTCCCGCCGGTCGGGCCGGACCGACTGCCTTCGCCGGACCGACTGCCTACGCCGGACCGACTGCCTTCGCCGGCCCCACGGCGGCCGCCGGACCCGCCGCCGCCGGACCCGCCGCGTCGGTGGCGCCCGCCCCCCGCACGCCCGTCGACGGGTCCCGAGCCGTTGCGGCAGCGACGCCCGCGCCGGGGCTGTCGCGGGCCTCGGCCCCCGTGGCCGTCGACACCGTCACCGCCACCCGTGCGACTGCCGCCCCGGCGGACCCGTCCCGAGCCCCTGCTCCCGCCGAACCCGCGGTGCTGCTGGGGTTGCTGGCCTTCCCCGCCGGCACCACGCCCGTCCGGACCGCCCGTCCCGCACGCCAGCTCCCGCCGCCGGTCGGGGAGGCGCGCCCGGGGCTGTGCGTGCCGCCCGGGGACCACCCCACCCACCCCGACCTCGCCCTCTCCACCACTCGGGCACCTGGACCGGTGGCCGTCGCGCTCGACAGGACCCGCCTGCTGCACGGCTGGGACCCGCTCGGCGGCGGGAACGAGGTCGAGGTGGAGCGCCGGTTCGTCGTCCGCCCGGCCACCGACGACCACCCCGCCGAGCACGTGTGGCCACCCTCCGAGCTGCACCCCGAGGGGGCCGTGGCCCCGGACCGCCGCCGACCGGTGCGGCTCGAGGTCGGTGTGCTGCTCGACCTGCTGGGCACCACCGAGGGGCGGGTGGTGGCCGAGGCCGGCACGCCGTTCGCGCTGCGGTCGGAGCCGGCCGTGCACGCCGAG contains these protein-coding regions:
- a CDS encoding PH domain-containing protein, encoding MAYPEEVLAEGEELVLHKHPHWKMLVLPVLSLVLVVAVASFLAALARAQSWAHAAWIALAVLAVVAVLRLTVGPVLRWRTTHFVLTDRRVLVREGLFTRTGIDIPVTRINSVQFRHGLVDRMLGTGTLVIESASDEPLEFDDVPQVERVHALLYNEVFDASQEAGRSVRHEPHPDGVPLPEHRGRGWRR
- a CDS encoding YbaB/EbfC family nucleoid-associated protein; its protein translation is MTPERPAPDPPLPTAEQARDAVATRTAELGRRLEAAATAREQIAAVRARTRSDDGLVTVEVSARGTLLDLQLAPGATALPADRLAVLVLGTVRRATAGAAEQVRAVLEPAVAPGTDLDALVLDPAAPAQDVPEPVGTAPVRAVRRSEPAADEETDEPDSWLRPAGAGADR
- a CDS encoding TNT domain-containing protein (This protein contains a domain related to Tuberculosis Necrotizing Toxin, which is the C-terminal effector domain of outer membrane channel protein CpnT, and which has a lethal NAD+-glycohydrolase activity.); translation: MGIALPAMISAPAAAALGTSWPQVDEDSVDGLAATFARAADALDTHALDADRHTQGVLAASTGGLADGLSHASGALVGSADSTAATTAAKLRASSVELAADAAGVRGTKVGVIDDLSTLTERLAVLHATGPLTAGGASLLPEDEVRAASQAIAHRHTTLVDTLGGSGRSVAEVGGHDAGVAAPAVGTVAGLAPAVVSPVLDRGASDDVVSSVHGAQVPDVVAPGRVVDPVVAGVVPPPPDLAVPDAPAAVGAVVDAPDQVLPDASGAPVGPAAVPHALDPDSTGPVRIPAAADAGPAPSEPPRPGALDADPARVSAQSAAAPALAPPPTTAVAPSAPVAASGAPAVAVTGPSAPVLGAGGANSSAGPVGGGPPAPGAAPPVAPAGRAGPTAFAGPTAYAGPTAFAGPTAAAGPAAAGPAASVAPAPRTPVDGSRAVAAATPAPGLSRASAPVAVDTVTATRATAAPADPSRAPAPAEPAVLLGLLAFPAGTTPVRTARPARQLPPPVGEARPGLCVPPGDHPTHPDLALSTTRAPGPVAVALDRTRLLHGWDPLGGGNEVEVERRFVVRPATDDHPAEHVWPPSELHPEGAVAPDRRRPVRLEVGVLLDLLGTTEGRVVAEAGTPFALRSEPAVHAERVLRRLRVTRPLPAWESHLTAWFAQPGGGLRYRLTHPVAELVATGWLVDAHELDAHELDARETDTSGTAPGQEQSRGR